In Larimichthys crocea isolate SSNF chromosome XI, L_crocea_2.0, whole genome shotgun sequence, the sequence CCGGTCCTGATCCTGGTTGATCTGATGTCTGAACATTGctagctcactgctaacaggAAGTGCTAACTCGCTAATGATAGTTTGATTGAAGTTGGAGCTAAATTAGACTTCCTGCTTACATCCTCCAACGCATCATGGGAGCTGTAGTCctgtaaacaataataaacgtgACTTCTATGCTAATAAGGGGGGCGGGTCTAACTCCGTCTGAAGTGTGATGGTTAAACTGTCGGATCCTGTTAAATATAATGCTTGTCAGTGGGAGTCTCCTGTACTGGAAACCCGGTTTCGACCCCATGTGGTCCGGTGTTCCTGGACCCATTTCCTGAACCCATATGGTCTGGTGTGTCCATGGACCCAGTTCTGACCCAGTGTCCTGGTGTGTCTCAGGGGTCGAGGACTCGTCAGATTGGGCTCGGGCGAACGTGAAGGTAGCCGTACCGTTGGCCGGACGCAGGGACTGCATGCAGTCAAATACAAACCCGTCGTTTCGGGGGGGGGCATCGCCATCAACTCGTGCTCGCCATCGGACATCAGCTGTCCAAGCGTTCTGGGCGTGTGGCGCCGGGTGCACGGCTCGCGCCCGCTGGCTCCATGTTCAGCCTGCCGCCCTCAGCGGACACGCACTGCCCTGGAATCTGTGGAACGCCTCTgcctgtggaggagcagcactTGGGCTGGCAGGAGGTCCTCGTCTACACCTGCTGCGGGTCAGAACCAGTAAACCTCGTGTCTGTTCTCTCAtggtacctgtctgtctgtctgtctctctctctctgtctctctcctctctcccctctgtctctaCATTggtacctgtctctctctctcctctctctctcttgtctctctcttctctctctgtctctcatggGACCTGTCTtattctcctccctctcttctctcactgttctctctctctctctcatgggtaccttgtctttctctctctctctctctactctctctgtatctctctctctctctcattggtcctcttctctctatctcctctgtctctcctggtAACCTgtctcgctctcctctctctctctctcttgtcctctctctctgttctcactgttactgttctctctctctctctgttctcatgTACCTGCTCTCTCTTCAGCCTCTGATCCTGGGACTGATGACGGTTGCAGGGATGCCGAAGTTGGTCAAGCGAAAGGGACCATGAGGACTTCCCCCCGGGGTCTCTGCGCACTTACGTTGCCATGGATAACCGTATCTTTCCCAGAAGCCCCACGCCCCGCCGACGCTGTCTTGTGGTGTCCACGGTCTGCTGAATCACCTGGTTCCCTCGCTGGTCAGTCCTCACTTCACATTCAGGGTTCTTTTAGCTTGTGGTTCGCCATTGTTGTTATGCGTGTTGTTAGCCTGTTCGTTAGCATGTGGTTAGCCTTGTGTTAGCGTGTTGTTGTTAGGTGTGTTTCTAGCTATGTTTTTAGCGTTCTTGTTACGTTTTGTGGTTAGCGGTTAGCGTTGTTGTTAGATGTGGTTAGCTGTTGTTAAATGTGTAGCGTGTGGTTAGGcatgttgttagcgtgttgttaacatgttgttacCGTGTGGTTAGCGTGTTGTTGTTAGCGTTTGTGTGCCATGTGGTTATACATGTGTTAGCGTGTGGTTAGCATGTTGTAGTCTTGTGTTCTGGCATTGTtggtaaacatgtttgttagcGTGTGTTAGCGTTGTTGGTTAAAATTGGTTGTTAGTTTGTTGACATGTGTAGCATGCTGTAGCGTTATGGTTAGCATGTTGTAGCATGTGGTTAGCGTGTTTGTAGCACGTGGTGGTTTAGCGTGTTTGTTAACAGTGGTTAGCATGTTGTCCTAGGGTGTGGTTTAGGTGTAACATGTGGGTTAGCGTGTTAACATGTGTTAGCGTGTTGTTATACATGTGTTAGCGTTGTGGTTTGTGGTAAGCATGTTGTTAGAGTTTGGGTTgtgttgttaacatgttgttagcGTGTGTTCGCGTGgtgttaacatgttgttagcGTGTGGAGAGTATTGGTTAGCCAGTGTTAGCCATGTTGTTTAGCATCGTGTTCAAGCACGTTGTTTAAGCGTGTTGTTAGCATGTGGTTAGGTGTGTTAACTATGGTGTTAGGTGTTGTTAGTGTGTGGTGTTAGCGTTttgttgttaacatgttgtAACTGTTGTTCGCccgtgtgttgttgtgtgtcggTTAGCGTGGTTTGTGTTAACATGTTGTAAGTGTTGTTAGCGTGTGTTAACATGTGTTAGCGTTTGTGGTTAGCATGTTGTTCGCGTTGTTGTTAGATGTGTTGCACGTGGTAGGTGTTGTAGCATTTGTGGTCTAGCGGTTTGTTAACctgttgttagcgtgttgttgtttgttagtttgtggtAGCGTGTTGTAAaatgtgttaacgtgttgttagGTTTTGTTAAATTGTTTATTCGTCTGTcgttagcatgttgttagcgtgttgtaaaatgtgtttagcGTTGTGGTTCCGCATGTTGTTGTGTGGTTAGCGTTGTGGTAGGCCTGTTGTTTAGCATGTGTAGCAGTGCGTTAGCGTGTTGTTTAGCATGTGGTAGCGTGttgtttaacatgttgttagctgtgttgttagtgtgtggGTAGGCGTGTTGTAACCATGTTGTTAACGTTGTTTCGTGTGTTGTAACATGTGTTTAGCGTTGtggttagcatgttgttagcgtTGTGGTTAGCATTTGGTTAGAGGGTTGTTTAAACCTGTTGTAGGTGTTGTTCGTGTTGTGGTTGGCgtgttgttaacatgttgttaacgtgttttaggtgttgttaaatgtgttttttaagcgTGTGGTTGGCATGGTAGCGTGGGTTAGCGTTGTGTGGTTCTTAGCGTGTTAACATGTGTTAGCTGTGTTGTAACATGTGTTCGCGTGTGGTTAGCGTTGGGTTAGCATGTTTAGCAGTGTAGCGTGTGTGAGCAACGTTGTAGCGTCGTGGTTCGCGGTGTTGGAACGTGGTTCGcgtgtgttaaatgttgtttcgCGTGTTGTTAACCTGTTGTTAAGCGTTGGTAGCGTGTTTGTTAACCTGTGGTTAGCGTTGTGGTTAGCATGTATTAGCGTGTTGGTTAGCGTGTGTTAACgtgtgttagcatgttgttTAGCATGTGGTTAGTGTTGTTAGCACGTTGGTTAGGTGTTGTTAGCACGTGGTTATCGTGTTGTTCACATGTGGTTAACATGTTGTTAGCATTGTTGTTAGTCATGTGGGTCGCGTTTGTTTTGTGTTAGCACGTGTTAGCATGTGGTAGTGTGTTGTAGCCTGTTGTTCGCGTTTGTTGTCGCATGGGGTCAGCGTGTTGTTAGCGCTGGTGGTAGCTGTTGTACGCATGTGCTAGCGTCTAACCTGTCCTCCATGTTGCCACTGAGGATCCTTGTTACTGTGGGCGCCTTCCTGGCTGGGCGTTTGTCCCGGGTGCGCGGTAAACCCCAACCTGTCAGACTTGTGCTTGTGGCTTCCGCTCTCGGCCTTCTCCACTTCAGTCTGTGGAGTCCGTTGGCTAGATGTCCACCTGCCAGACTCTGAATCTCCATCGGGACGCTGCGCCTGGACCCCGCTGGTTTTTTTAAACTGGACCCGGTTTGAAAGGTTCTGCCGTGGCAATGGCGACGTTTTGGGACCGGGCCCAGTTCCGTCGAGATTCAAAGATGGAATGTGTTCAATGTGTTTAGGTCTTAGAGCTAATTAGCAACGCTGCTAACGCCTTCAGGCTGCTTTCAGCGGGCCAGGAACAtacacactgtgtctgtgtgtgtgtggtgtgtcgtggtggtgtgttgtgtgtgtgtgtgtgtgtgtgtgtgtgtgtgtggtcgtgtGTAGTGTGttctaatgtgtgtttgtgttcagggttttttatttttctcgctgagcaaaatgaaacaaaaggttTTCGTTgttaaatcaacttttttttttaaatttttacatttttcatcaacgaataaaaacaaaaattttgACGTGGAAACTAAAGTTTAAATTCTGAGTTAAAAATATaagttttaaaatttaaaatgttttaaattaaagtttgaaacatttaaGGAAATACTTATGAAAGTCAGCATttaagttttgcatttttaaaattttggaggaaaaaagatttcaaatgtCGTTTATTAGCACTTCGCCTTAACGTTTAGGAATTAGCATTGCGTTAGCAGGCTGCTCCCCAGTTTCAGGTTTTGCGTTTATGTTTGGCGAGTGATTGGACGATGTTTAACAGCTGACATCTACAAtgatggttgttgttttttatgtttctcgTTGAAGCAAAaagaccaaaatgtttttggtaaattaaaatcaaaacttTTCATGATTAAATTTTCCTTCAATGAAGCAAATTAAAATCGATTTGTAACAAATGTATGTAGGATGATCACGTGGAAAAACTTATTTTGGAGtttcactgaagaaaaaaacactgtttgtttctgaaaagttgaacaaaatattttattttattttaatatttagttaTTCTTTTGAAATTATATAATTTGGAATAGTTTATATTTGttagtttgaatttttttttcaaacactgtgtttgtttgttaggaAGGCTCATGGACCGTTCATTCAGGAAGCAACAAACTACgatttaaataaagttgtttacatttaaaataaaaaatgctgtcTTCAGCGTGTCCAGCTTACAGGCATAAGGCCCAAAAATGATACGTTCACAGTCGTTAACAGATGAGTTtctggacatttttttctttcagttttttggtggcttttttttttttttggatccaAAAAAATTGCATATGAAAAAAATTACTCTGTAACCAGCCCGTTAGGCAGCAGATATATGAGGGGGCAGTCAGAACTGTTAGGGGGCATCATGTGTACAGGACCATATACTCAGCACTTTTTGGCTTATGTAATGGCGTTCTCATGCATCTCTCCAAACTGAACATTTGCTAGGCCAGTCAAGTCAAAACTTGCTTAATTATGCATTAATTATGAAATTTCAGGTTGCTATCACATATTTCCTAAGGGGCCTGTTCTCCCATCTGCGCGCAATTCTTTTTACGCACAATTCCGCGCTTTTACGCGTTATTCTGCACGGTGGTCTTCCAACACGCCCCAACCGCTTAACTTCAGATTAAGGGCGGACTCTCAAAAAAGGAGGTGCcatttattcaaaaacacagGGAAATTTTGATCACGCCCTCATTTGATGTGGTTAATCCTGAAGCCCTGATGCTACGAATTGATGCTAGTAGAAGTCACAATTAAACTAGGCCTGTACTCATATGGAAATGATGTTCAGATTcgatcaaaataatatttattgaacTTGTAGTGTTAACTATTGCCACGGGGGCCCTAGTTAAAGGAAAACCCGCTGTCCTTACCTTACGTTGGTTGCAGCTTTGAGCATTTTTTTGTTCCTGCTAGTCCATACTGAACGTGACGTCTTATTATTTTCACGATTGCAATTGCACTTTAATGctttacctttttcttttcttttctgccatcAGGAAGGGCAAGATGTTGTATCTTGGATGGAGCGAGCAGTCCTCGCTATTTGAGAACCTGGCATCTCGGACTTATCCAGTCATGCATTTTTACTAGTTGCCTGCCATGGAattcttgactttttttttgatggTAGAATTTTTTTCGTGAGAGTGGGGGAGGCGTAGCCACCGAAAGCATACTGCTCTAAGTGTTTGTAAAAAACTAGGTTGCTTTTACCAAGTAAATGGTGATTGGACCGGACAATtgcgtgtcaaaaacacagacacagtggtCTTAGCACGTTAATTGAACGACTTGATGCTGCTTTACTCCAGTCCCTTCTGAGAACTGACAGTCGTACTGACCACGTCTGCACAGATATTTATTTGACCAAACATTCTGTCGTTACCTCTTTATTGGCTGTGCATAGACTGGCACCAAATAGTAAAGGCAGCGTGTCTgtctttcgttttttttttttgtttgtttgtttgtttttctggaggaatgcaaacaggaagtgaagaagaagaaaacgacGACTTCctgcaagagaagaagaagaagtgagacaGGCAggccacctgtctgtctgtacacctgtctgtctgtacacctgtctgtctagAAGTCATCGTTCTTCTCTGAACTCTGCCGTGGaggtcgtcttcttcttcttcttcttcttgttaaTGGACGGCCGGCTGTGACCCCTGACCTCTGCCAACATTCCAGAAGCATCTGTAGAGCATCATGggagagaaggagcaggaggaggaggaacaggaggaggaacaggaggaggaacaggaggaggagcaggaggaggaggaggagcaggaggaggaacaggaggaggagcaggaggaggaggaggaggagcaggaggaggaggaacaggaggaggagcaggaggaggagcagcaggagatcTCAGTGGGTTTTTAGTGCGATCATGTTGTTATAGATCGATCAGACCATCAGTGAGCATTTTGACCAATCAGGTTCTTTGTACAGACTcattaattatgttaaatatCCACCAATCAGCTGCCGCAGAGAGAGCCGACTCGGACCGTGTCTTTGAACGCCTCGTGTTACCTTCACTGTCAGCTGATGAAACTCTCTGAGAGCAGAGCCCGCCCTCTGCTGGTCCTGAAACTCAAACCAACAACCCGACCCGTCAGTCCCTGGGGTCATCAGCGAGGGGGGCGGGGTCACCACGCCCGGCTCTGACCCCGCCCCCCATGAGCGGCTCCGGCTCcgtcagttttttttaacactacattttctttgatttcaggTTGTGCTGAAACGTTTGTGTCTTTATAAAGTTCTCGatataaaatgtctttgtacGCTGCCCCGACGCCACAACAAGCCACGCCCCCTCAAAGTAAACCACTCATACTGTAACAGCCCCGCCCCCTCGCCACAGAcgtggccccgccccctcgccGCTCAGACGTGACGAGCTCTGACCTGACGTCAGCTGCTTTTATCTCATTTTAAtccacttttattattttaatctttttaataaactttgatctgattggctgagagccTCGTCAGCTCGTCTTAGTGGTGATGTCACAACCTCGTCctcgtctgattggctgcttgcTCATTGGACGGGTCCAGGCTCGGCTCTGATTGGCGGGGGCGGggtcaggtttttctttttcgtcTCCATCGTGTTTCTGTTGAACAGATCAATCATGtgactcacctgtctgtccgtctgccacctgtctgtctgacctttgacctctgtggaccccgcctcctcctcctccccctgctcTGTGATTGGTCGAAGCCTCAGCTGTCGCGCCGTGTCTCTGAATCAACTTCAACGTTTCAACATGTGCgcctcagacagacaggtggcagacagacaggccgtTGCCGCGGTAACCTCTGTCTGTTTTAGTTGGTCGAGCTTTGAATAgttaatttttgtattttaataagaaaagagaaaaaagtgattttGTGTATCTGCATGCACTCCGGCCGTTCTTCTTCCGTATGTTGAGCACTGTATAGTAGCTGTATAGTAGCTGTCTGAGGgtagagagacaggagagggtgagacaggacagagacagacagagagacagacaggacgaAGCGAGGACAAACAACAAGTGAATTCTTTGATGTAATTACTGATATGGATCCTTATTTTCTGAGTTCCtttgttttcataaataaacacataaagtgACCTGAGCCTCGCCTCCTTCtctcacctgtgcaggtagcAGCATGCTAACGATCACGGCGTGACGTCATCGTGGCCGTcgccagaagtgaccatatatggACGAGACGCTTTAATTAGAAATCTTTATTGACACAAACAAACGGAACAATCGATGACGTCACGTTTTAGATCatattaaaactaaactttgaGTTTCTACAGAACCTCTACAGAACCCCTACAGAACCTCTACAGAACCCCTACAGAACCTCTACAGAACCTCTACAGAACCCCTACAGAACCTCTACAGAACCCGCCCGCTCGTTTGTCCGTAGGGTTCTATACAAACAGTTTATTGCAGCCACAGCTCTGTTCAACACTCTAAAGGTTCTGAACCAGGACCAGTTCTGATCCAGATCAGTTCTGCAGTACATCGGTTCCAGTCCAGTTCAGCCTGATCGCCGTccgttctggttctggtctaCATGATGCTGCAGATCTTGGACCGTCCCTCTGTGTCCTCGAGGCCCCTCTTGTCCCGGATCAGCACCGCCTGGTTCCCGAAGCTGCTGTACCAGGCCGACTGGCTCCGGGTCAGGTAGGTGGAGGGCGGCGCCgcctgcagctcctgctgctgctgctgccagaccAGCAGGGACGTGTCCCGGTACCGCAGCCGGCAGAACGGTTCTGACAGGGCCTTCTCTGCCAGGGGGGGGCGACTGTGACCCGGAGCACCAGGACCCGGTGGACCCGGAGCACCAGGACCCGGTGGACCCGGAGCCTCCACAGCGGGCGGGTCACAGTCCGACATGTCCGCACGTTGAGAGAAACCTCCAGGACAGGCCGGGCCGGGTCTGGTCCGGTCTGGACCGCCTCGGGTCCATTTCAGTCATGATACCTGAAGCTCCTCCAGCAGAACCGGGTCAGGTGAGAGAGCTGGACCCGGGTTACTGGACCCGGGTCCCACGGAGAAGCTAACGGCTAATCCTGCTGCTAGCTGTTAGCTCGTCGCACCAACACGTCACTGACGGTCTAACCGCCGCGCTGACGTCACTACGTCAAACCGTCACTACGTCACGGCTCAGACTGTGACGTCATGTCGTCAGAgcatgtagctgctgttagcatcGTTAGCTGCCGCATCCAATAGCAACGGTGTGTCCGTGAAGCGACCCGGGTAGGAACACACGACGCGATAACAAAGGTTCCCCcttgttttgaatttgatcagaataaatgttttataaatatatgtattctataatttataaatgttttataaatatatgtattctagaatatataaatgttttataaatataaaatatataaatgttttataaatataaaatatataaatgttttataaatataaaatatataaatgttttataaatatatgtattatagaatatataaatgttttataaatatataatatataaatgttttataaatttattatataatgtataaatgttttataaatatataataatatatatataaatgttttgtgtc encodes:
- the brd3os gene encoding putative uncharacterized protein BRD3OS is translated as MSDCDPPAVEAPGPPGPGAPGPPGPGAPGHSRPPLAEKALSEPFCRLRYRDTSLLVWQQQQQELQAAPPSTYLTRSQSAWYSSFGNQAVLIRDKRGLEDTEGRSKICSIM